A region of Photobacterium sanguinicancri DNA encodes the following proteins:
- a CDS encoding RDD family protein: MNCEVITPDNEHEYVGFWARVGASLIDCVLIILIIMPLMYIVYGESYLYSEDMLLGGTDALLNYVFPLCATIAFWTYKSATPGKMAIKATVVDAKTGNPLTLKQSFLRYFGYFVSTIPLGLGLFWVGWDKKKQGWHDKMAGSVVIRIRSKGTDKVTFSQ; the protein is encoded by the coding sequence ATGAATTGTGAAGTAATAACACCTGATAATGAACATGAATATGTGGGGTTTTGGGCCCGAGTAGGGGCTTCTTTAATTGATTGTGTACTCATAATATTAATAATAATGCCACTAATGTACATTGTTTATGGTGAGAGTTATTTATATTCTGAAGATATGCTACTTGGGGGAACAGATGCTTTACTTAATTACGTTTTCCCGTTATGTGCAACAATCGCCTTTTGGACATATAAATCAGCAACACCAGGAAAAATGGCGATCAAGGCAACAGTTGTCGATGCTAAAACGGGCAACCCTTTAACGTTAAAACAGTCTTTTCTCCGTTACTTTGGTTATTTTGTTTCGACCATACCATTAGGGCTTGGTTTGTTTTGGGTGGGATGGGATAAAAAGAAACAAGGTTGGCATGATAAAATGGCTGGTTCAGTTGTTATCCGTATTCGCAGTAAAGGAACTGATAAAGTAACCTTTAGCCAATAA
- a CDS encoding DMT family transporter, which translates to MPAQFMNFIPIGVRYMLVSALAFALMSSCVKLVSTHGIPVFEIVAARAIVSLIISYVDVKRKGISIWGNNKKLLVARGVAGSLALVCVYYAVATLPLAEATILQYMHPVFTAILALVFLRERVQASTAICIACCILGLGLIVSPNLSAESAAELPMFSVIVALLGALGSAVAYVIVKRLSKSEDSSVIIFYFPLIALPFSLFLLGDDFVMPNTEALFLLLFVGIFTQIGQVGLTKSMQTVAAGKATAYSYVQVVFSIILGVFLFNEIPSGWTLAGGALIIIGALINVFGSMRPKPMKAKEVN; encoded by the coding sequence ATGCCAGCTCAATTTATGAATTTTATTCCCATTGGTGTCAGATATATGTTGGTATCTGCACTGGCTTTTGCACTTATGTCTAGCTGCGTAAAACTGGTTAGCACACATGGTATTCCTGTTTTTGAAATAGTGGCAGCGAGAGCGATTGTTTCCCTGATCATCAGTTATGTGGATGTGAAGCGAAAGGGCATTTCAATTTGGGGTAACAACAAAAAATTACTGGTGGCACGTGGTGTTGCAGGTTCACTTGCGCTGGTTTGTGTGTATTACGCTGTGGCGACATTGCCCTTAGCCGAAGCGACAATTCTTCAATACATGCACCCTGTTTTTACGGCTATTTTAGCCTTGGTATTTCTGCGTGAAAGAGTACAAGCCTCGACTGCTATATGTATCGCCTGCTGTATTTTAGGCTTAGGGTTAATCGTAAGCCCTAACTTGTCTGCTGAAAGTGCTGCTGAGCTACCTATGTTTAGTGTGATTGTCGCGTTACTGGGTGCGCTGGGTAGCGCCGTTGCCTATGTGATCGTAAAGCGATTGAGTAAAAGTGAAGACAGTTCCGTGATCATTTTCTATTTCCCACTTATTGCTTTGCCATTTTCACTCTTTTTGTTGGGCGATGATTTTGTGATGCCGAATACAGAAGCTTTATTCTTGCTGTTATTTGTGGGTATTTTTACTCAGATAGGGCAAGTAGGGCTAACCAAATCAATGCAAACTGTCGCTGCTGGTAAAGCAACAGCATACTCGTATGTACAAGTGGTCTTTTCGATCATACTGGGTGTGTTCTTGTTTAATGAAATACCATCAGGGTGGACATTGGCTGGTGGGGCATTAATCATTATTGGTGCTTTAATTAATGTCTTTGGTAGCATGAGACCTAAGCCGATGAAAGCAAAAGAAGTAAATTGA
- a CDS encoding leukocidin family pore-forming toxin, translating to MIRKNIITLAILGLVATTTVSATEMTEPVGSAVNMLSELQDVSDVNYINAGYLVEENAVPPSLSEIKTQVLDLGKRYFIDFSNIATEDAKNKAKDKLRKSIGVFLSGDMIIISPYKGELMFSLLDGIDDPNITLLEAQPKRASRSKRSAPLLSSSDNTIPNMAFYLNAYRRISDDECNLTFNTYQGPIKSRQMCNNGHISLIYKVNLQRSLRYGTQGSATPDAKIVRIGIDDSTQGTGIHLNDAVEKRLLAMRGIEWPLGGDEAELVTTAIARSYDFNFDASNNKASILRTVPASNLNANYNHKEVSTFNFGISGGVEVNKDGPKGKLDVNASWSESKWLTFDTRDYRVERSTHGAKHVEFKWARQQYPNAESIKKTTIHGYTAGLVLPADTSKVNSIGYESFTPKMEVIYKAAPTETGTTTLSVDSAVDITGFRYYTNVTGFFGVRTYYSKDSDNQVKHINNKVSFVVDWDHPVFTGGRPVNLQLASFNNKCIAGDYLNKLSAKTCNEDNFQQAFIYNKVGQFVSAQNTKLCLDGENLNQLGTCGANLSQRWTWKEGTNQLQNVFTQEYLGHNKTTGDLIMAAGPTSTISTDWYSAYVNVFKQSSVHRN from the coding sequence ATGATAAGAAAAAATATTATAACGCTTGCTATACTAGGGCTAGTGGCAACCACAACAGTTAGTGCAACAGAAATGACTGAACCTGTAGGCTCGGCCGTTAATATGTTAAGTGAACTACAAGATGTTAGTGATGTTAACTATATTAATGCAGGGTATTTAGTCGAGGAAAATGCGGTTCCTCCGTCATTGTCCGAGATCAAAACACAGGTTTTAGACCTTGGGAAACGTTACTTTATCGACTTCAGTAATATCGCGACTGAAGACGCTAAGAATAAAGCAAAAGATAAATTACGCAAAAGTATCGGGGTCTTTTTATCTGGTGATATGATCATCATCAGCCCGTATAAAGGTGAGTTGATGTTCTCGTTGCTGGATGGCATTGATGATCCCAATATCACTCTGTTAGAAGCTCAGCCAAAACGCGCCTCACGTTCGAAGCGAAGTGCGCCATTACTCTCTAGTTCTGACAATACTATTCCTAATATGGCTTTTTACTTAAATGCTTACCGCCGAATTTCAGATGACGAATGTAACCTGACGTTCAATACTTATCAGGGGCCAATAAAAAGCCGTCAGATGTGTAATAACGGTCATATCTCTCTGATCTACAAAGTGAACCTTCAGCGTTCATTGCGGTATGGTACACAAGGATCTGCAACACCAGATGCGAAAATCGTCCGCATTGGTATCGATGATTCCACCCAAGGGACGGGTATTCACCTAAATGATGCGGTTGAAAAAAGACTGTTGGCGATGCGTGGTATTGAATGGCCACTAGGCGGTGATGAAGCAGAACTTGTCACGACAGCGATAGCCCGCAGTTACGACTTTAACTTTGATGCGTCGAATAATAAAGCCAGCATTCTTCGTACAGTGCCTGCGTCTAACCTGAATGCCAATTATAACCATAAAGAAGTGTCGACGTTTAATTTTGGGATAAGTGGTGGGGTTGAAGTAAATAAAGATGGCCCTAAAGGTAAGTTAGATGTGAACGCGAGCTGGAGTGAGTCTAAATGGCTGACGTTTGATACTCGTGATTATCGCGTAGAGCGAAGTACTCATGGTGCAAAACATGTTGAATTCAAATGGGCAAGACAGCAATATCCTAATGCTGAATCAATTAAGAAAACAACAATTCATGGTTATACTGCAGGCTTAGTATTACCCGCTGATACGAGTAAAGTTAATTCAATTGGGTATGAGAGTTTTACGCCTAAAATGGAGGTGATCTATAAAGCTGCTCCAACGGAAACGGGGACAACAACGCTATCGGTAGATTCAGCGGTAGATATTACAGGGTTTAGATATTACACCAATGTCACAGGTTTCTTTGGTGTTCGTACTTATTACTCGAAAGACAGTGATAATCAAGTTAAACACATTAATAACAAAGTAAGCTTTGTGGTGGATTGGGATCACCCTGTATTTACTGGTGGTCGACCTGTTAACTTGCAATTGGCTAGTTTTAATAACAAGTGTATTGCAGGTGATTACCTAAATAAGTTAAGTGCTAAGACATGTAATGAGGATAACTTCCAACAAGCCTTTATTTATAACAAGGTAGGGCAGTTTGTCAGCGCCCAAAATACCAAGTTATGTTTAGATGGTGAAAACCTAAATCAGCTTGGAACATGTGGTGCTAATCTTTCACAACGCTGGACATGGAAAGAAGGTACCAACCAACTGCAAAATGTGTTTACCCAAGAATACTTAGGTCACAATAAAACGACAGGTGATCTAATTATGGCTGCTGGGCCGACGAGTACTATCAGTACTGATTGGTATTCTGCTTATGTAAATGTATTTAAACAGTCATCGGTACACAGAAACTAG
- a CDS encoding outer membrane protein has translation MRKIKVLIITMGILLPALSQAQGVNSYFGANYEYGNVKVGSQHANMNGFKFQAGSELAWGNLKGSASSLKGDGADYDNYTLAIEKPFSIQQSNFFVSPEGGVTYARYKDDHMKVSDLGLMLGASLGYNINDHFQIVSNYNHSFGMRASQDNIQEDSLSAGINYRFN, from the coding sequence ATGAGAAAAATTAAAGTACTTATCATTACTATGGGTATCCTGCTACCTGCTCTATCTCAAGCTCAGGGTGTAAATTCATACTTTGGTGCTAATTACGAGTACGGTAATGTCAAAGTTGGAAGCCAGCACGCCAATATGAATGGATTCAAATTCCAAGCTGGCAGCGAACTGGCGTGGGGAAACCTAAAAGGATCGGCTTCATCATTAAAAGGCGATGGTGCAGACTACGACAATTACACCCTGGCTATTGAAAAGCCATTTAGCATTCAACAGAGCAACTTCTTTGTTTCTCCTGAAGGTGGGGTAACCTATGCCCGCTATAAAGATGATCATATGAAAGTATCAGATCTCGGGCTAATGCTCGGCGCATCATTAGGTTACAACATTAATGATCATTTCCAGATTGTGAGTAATTACAATCACTCATTCGGAATGAGAGCCAGTCAAGATAATATTCAAGAAGATAGCTTAAGTGCTGGTATTAATTACCGATTCAACTAA
- a CDS encoding C25 family cysteine peptidase, with protein sequence MKLNKTRLLLTLALFSQSTFAVEHVDASIFNERIINFDLAADIASAAEDEKANPYFSLLSINNSKAIFEAKLTTLTMAKVKMADGNIYDRIILPDGSGPVEPGKPNLTGYQQLIRIPDGAQLNIIIDEVEWSETFKDTLVDPVQLPFPDVVEMDGSRPDQNMPFVKDEDAYSLVTDAKMPPVAVVETVRVRGKSYAVISYRPMDFSAIEKTVRFAKKVRFHVDYTLPKNKGAHSKRTDQLGFDAPTDSVIDIRSKAEQAQPNVQNNAALTPAQNADYLIITADRFKDAIAPLAAWKRQKGYKVHVATVTETGNTQEDIKKYITDSYSNGTMTSYVLLVGDHEDIPAWEITGHGYHGKNHKWHTDFEYTLVDGTDKYPDLVLGRLPGDTEAQITSMVTRTLNYEKTPVDSERYNNVLLAGQYQDNDGNRKADRMFMEDLHRVADFLGPDYDFFGGPGDLFNKGFQIHTALQWDADLSKELKYGGWDYGSARVTPPSPVPQAWKDQGNGNHVQISDAINQGVSLVMHRDHGYGDGSGWADPHYTATDVNALANGNMSPVVFSLNCATGWFDGKDSFAESWMRNPNGGAVGFTGAVRVSYSGYNDLMHAAIMDSFWDDYDGNWSSNIYPVSWRPAMAVNRAKHRLFSHYGTQGTALSTARFFSWFGDPELELRTQRPQALTVTYPENIASGAQSAFDVVVQSNGTRLKDARVALVAKSRQGKSGQVRSGQSHVVTTDENGVAHFDITPTESMTLTVTEHNAPAYEGEIAVGGNTSLTAKVSASQESPARQWVVLDGTQSTFTEGTKVHFQWTQIEGPKVRIDYADKNYAYAVTPDYSTTLKFKLTMTDENGNTDSAIQTIVVKSENPDNNKAPIAIVPEKQIASFSQWAALNGTKSTDPDGSISQYQWRQVSGPTVQIAYPTSRYAYALTPNVNAKLTFQLTVTDDKGKSSSSTHTMIVQ encoded by the coding sequence ATGAAACTCAATAAAACGAGATTACTTTTAACGCTCGCACTATTTTCACAATCCACATTTGCTGTCGAGCATGTTGACGCCTCTATTTTTAATGAGCGTATTATCAATTTTGATTTGGCAGCGGATATTGCTTCTGCTGCAGAAGACGAAAAAGCTAATCCTTATTTTTCTCTGTTAAGTATTAATAACAGTAAAGCTATATTTGAGGCTAAACTAACCACCCTCACGATGGCTAAAGTAAAAATGGCTGATGGTAATATTTATGACCGTATTATATTACCAGATGGCAGCGGCCCGGTTGAACCAGGAAAGCCAAACCTAACTGGCTACCAACAGCTAATTCGCATTCCAGATGGCGCGCAACTGAATATTATTATTGATGAGGTCGAATGGTCTGAAACGTTCAAAGACACATTAGTTGATCCTGTTCAACTCCCCTTCCCTGATGTGGTTGAAATGGATGGCTCCCGCCCAGACCAAAATATGCCATTTGTAAAAGATGAAGACGCTTATAGCTTAGTGACAGATGCCAAGATGCCACCCGTTGCTGTCGTTGAAACAGTGCGTGTTCGTGGCAAAAGTTACGCGGTTATTTCGTATCGTCCAATGGATTTTAGTGCGATTGAAAAAACAGTCCGTTTCGCCAAAAAAGTGCGCTTTCACGTTGACTACACTTTGCCTAAAAACAAAGGGGCGCACTCAAAACGCACTGATCAGTTAGGGTTTGATGCACCAACAGATTCTGTTATTGATATCCGTTCTAAAGCTGAACAAGCTCAACCTAATGTTCAAAACAATGCTGCGCTAACACCTGCACAAAATGCAGATTACTTGATCATCACCGCAGATCGATTCAAAGATGCCATTGCACCATTAGCAGCTTGGAAGCGCCAAAAAGGCTACAAGGTCCATGTTGCCACTGTGACAGAAACAGGTAATACACAAGAAGACATCAAGAAATATATTACAGACTCTTACAGCAACGGGACAATGACCTCGTACGTACTACTTGTTGGTGATCATGAAGATATTCCTGCATGGGAAATCACAGGTCACGGCTATCACGGTAAGAACCACAAGTGGCATACAGATTTCGAATACACCTTAGTCGATGGCACTGATAAGTACCCAGACTTGGTACTAGGTCGCCTTCCAGGTGATACCGAAGCGCAGATCACCAGCATGGTTACTCGTACTTTAAATTACGAAAAAACACCTGTTGATTCAGAACGCTACAACAATGTATTACTTGCTGGACAATACCAAGATAACGATGGCAATAGAAAAGCTGATCGTATGTTTATGGAAGATCTCCATCGTGTCGCTGACTTCTTAGGCCCTGACTATGACTTCTTTGGCGGTCCTGGTGATTTATTTAATAAGGGTTTTCAAATCCACACGGCACTTCAGTGGGATGCCGATTTATCCAAAGAACTAAAATACGGTGGTTGGGATTACGGTAGTGCTCGTGTAACACCACCAAGCCCTGTACCCCAAGCTTGGAAAGACCAAGGCAACGGCAACCATGTGCAAATCTCAGACGCGATCAATCAAGGTGTTAGCTTAGTCATGCACCGAGATCATGGTTACGGTGATGGTTCTGGCTGGGCTGATCCTCACTATACGGCAACCGATGTCAACGCACTCGCTAACGGTAACATGTCACCTGTTGTTTTCAGTTTAAACTGTGCAACGGGTTGGTTCGACGGCAAAGATTCTTTTGCAGAGTCTTGGATGCGTAACCCTAATGGTGGTGCAGTTGGCTTTACTGGTGCTGTGCGAGTGAGTTACTCCGGTTACAACGACCTAATGCATGCCGCAATCATGGATAGCTTCTGGGACGATTACGACGGTAACTGGTCAAGTAATATCTACCCTGTATCTTGGCGTCCAGCAATGGCAGTAAACCGTGCTAAACACCGTCTATTTAGCCATTACGGCACCCAAGGTACTGCGCTTTCCACTGCCCGCTTCTTTAGCTGGTTTGGTGATCCGGAACTAGAGTTACGCACTCAACGCCCACAAGCATTAACAGTAACCTACCCTGAAAACATCGCGAGTGGCGCTCAATCTGCATTTGATGTGGTTGTACAAAGCAATGGTACTCGACTTAAAGATGCACGTGTTGCCCTTGTTGCCAAATCAAGACAGGGCAAGTCAGGTCAAGTCAGGTCAGGTCAGTCGCATGTTGTCACAACAGATGAAAATGGTGTCGCACACTTCGATATCACACCGACGGAATCAATGACACTCACTGTCACCGAACACAACGCCCCCGCTTATGAAGGTGAGATCGCTGTTGGAGGCAATACCAGTCTTACAGCAAAAGTGTCTGCTAGCCAAGAATCACCAGCCCGCCAATGGGTGGTATTAGATGGTACTCAATCAACTTTCACTGAAGGCACCAAAGTACATTTTCAATGGACACAGATTGAAGGGCCTAAAGTACGCATTGATTACGCAGACAAAAATTATGCCTACGCAGTTACGCCAGATTACAGCACAACGTTGAAGTTTAAACTCACCATGACTGATGAGAATGGCAACACAGATTCGGCTATTCAAACTATCGTCGTTAAGTCTGAAAATCCGGATAATAATAAAGCGCCTATTGCTATCGTCCCTGAGAAGCAAATCGCCTCTTTCTCTCAATGGGCTGCGCTAAATGGAACTAAATCAACTGATCCTGATGGTTCGATCAGCCAATACCAGTGGCGCCAAGTTTCAGGTCCAACAGTACAAATAGCTTACCCAACCAGCCGTTATGCTTATGCACTAACACCAAATGTGAATGCTAAGTTAACCTTCCAACTGACAGTGACTGATGATAAAGGGAAGTCATCTTCCTCGACACACACTATGATCGTTCAATAA
- a CDS encoding DM13 domain-containing protein, translating to MKIKILIILLVSHLSVGAIGFALGIYALPILIAPTSPTATEVSTMSSQAQYSAEFRKDLKDSDSFHWGQGQVSVGPEFITLMGELAPGPDYNLYLSPEFVETEADFNRIKASMVQVGEVKTFENFVVQVPQGVDPSRYNAVIIWCETFGEFITAAKYQ from the coding sequence ATGAAAATAAAAATCTTGATAATACTTCTTGTGAGTCACTTATCTGTGGGTGCCATTGGCTTTGCGCTAGGGATATATGCATTACCCATTCTTATTGCTCCGACGTCACCAACAGCCACTGAAGTATCTACAATGTCTTCACAAGCTCAATATTCTGCAGAGTTTCGAAAAGATCTAAAAGACAGTGATTCATTTCACTGGGGGCAAGGTCAGGTTTCCGTTGGGCCTGAATTTATCACCCTGATGGGAGAACTTGCACCGGGACCCGACTATAACCTTTATCTATCGCCTGAGTTTGTTGAAACAGAAGCCGATTTTAACCGCATCAAAGCGAGCATGGTCCAAGTTGGTGAGGTAAAAACCTTTGAAAACTTTGTCGTGCAAGTACCACAAGGCGTTGACCCTTCTCGTTATAACGCCGTGATCATTTGGTGTGAAACTTTTGGTGAGTTTATTACTGCCGCTAAGTATCAATAA
- a CDS encoding YfcC family protein: MLLTKQKGKTFQFPTAFTILFIITLFAIGLTWLVPAGSYSKLSYDASQNALHVSSPMGEVTTVPATQVELEKLNINIGIDQFVNGTIRKPIAIPDTYEQLVQSPKGFSDIAIAMVEGTVEGADIIVFILILGGMIGVINKTGAFNAGLVRLSEKTKGREFLFVAIVCIVMALGGTSCGLEEEAVAFYPILVPIFLTLGFDSIVCVGAIFLAASIGTAFSTINPFSVVIASNAAGISFTEGIGVRTFGLVVGITTVISYLYWYCKKIKADPSFSYTYEDREAFSERFLKGKDLNEKIPFTLRRKVILGLFAIAFPMMIWGVSTQGWWFGQMAASFLTIAIIIIFISGLKEKEAVEAFTQGASELVAVSLIIGMARGVNIILEQGMVSDTILAWASQLVTGMHGSVFAVSQMFIFFLLGLVVPSSSGLAVLAMPIMAPLADTVMIPRDIVVSAYNWGQYAMLFLAPTGLVLVTLQMLDIPFNKWIKFVLPIVIFLLGFGSLLLVAQVMML; the protein is encoded by the coding sequence ATGCTGCTTACCAAACAAAAAGGCAAAACGTTTCAGTTCCCAACCGCCTTCACTATTTTATTTATCATTACTTTATTTGCGATCGGTTTAACTTGGCTTGTTCCTGCAGGCTCTTATTCAAAACTCTCTTACGACGCCAGTCAAAATGCACTTCATGTCTCTAGCCCGATGGGTGAAGTTACTACGGTGCCAGCAACACAAGTTGAGCTAGAAAAACTCAACATCAACATAGGTATCGACCAATTTGTTAACGGCACCATTCGCAAACCAATTGCGATTCCCGACACCTATGAGCAACTGGTTCAGTCACCCAAAGGTTTCAGCGATATTGCCATTGCGATGGTAGAAGGTACGGTTGAAGGCGCTGACATTATTGTCTTCATCTTAATTTTAGGTGGCATGATTGGCGTGATTAACAAGACCGGCGCTTTTAATGCTGGGCTAGTTAGGCTGTCAGAGAAAACAAAAGGGCGAGAGTTCCTGTTTGTTGCCATTGTTTGTATCGTGATGGCACTGGGTGGCACCTCTTGCGGATTAGAAGAAGAAGCCGTCGCTTTCTACCCTATCCTTGTGCCTATTTTCTTAACGCTTGGCTTTGACTCTATCGTTTGTGTCGGCGCAATTTTCTTGGCCGCTTCCATTGGTACGGCTTTCTCGACCATTAACCCATTCAGTGTCGTTATCGCCTCTAATGCCGCGGGGATTTCATTTACCGAAGGGATTGGCGTGCGTACATTTGGTTTGGTTGTCGGTATTACCACAGTGATCAGCTATCTGTACTGGTACTGCAAGAAGATCAAAGCCGATCCTTCATTCTCTTACACCTATGAAGACCGAGAAGCTTTCAGCGAACGTTTCTTGAAAGGCAAAGATCTGAATGAAAAAATCCCTTTCACCTTACGCCGTAAAGTTATTCTAGGTTTGTTCGCCATCGCGTTCCCAATGATGATTTGGGGCGTATCGACTCAAGGTTGGTGGTTTGGACAAATGGCAGCTTCGTTCTTAACCATTGCCATTATTATTATCTTTATCTCTGGTCTGAAAGAAAAAGAAGCGGTTGAAGCCTTCACTCAAGGTGCGTCTGAATTGGTGGCAGTATCACTGATTATTGGGATGGCCCGTGGTGTTAATATCATCCTTGAACAAGGTATGGTGTCTGACACTATCTTGGCGTGGGCATCACAGTTAGTAACTGGCATGCACGGCAGTGTGTTTGCTGTCTCGCAAATGTTTATTTTCTTCTTGTTAGGCTTAGTTGTGCCGTCTTCATCGGGTTTAGCTGTATTGGCCATGCCTATTATGGCACCGCTGGCTGACACAGTTATGATCCCTCGCGACATTGTGGTATCAGCTTACAACTGGGGGCAATACGCAATGCTATTCTTAGCACCAACAGGTTTAGTGCTGGTGACTTTACAAATGCTCGACATTCCATTTAACAAATGGATCAAGTTCGTGCTGCCCATCGTTATCTTCTTGCTGGGCTTTGGTTCGCTATTACTGGTTGCACAGGTGATGATGCTTTAG
- a CDS encoding heavy metal-binding domain-containing protein has product MKFVTTENIIGEEIEAALGVVTGNVVQSKHVGRDIMANLKGIVGGELKGYTEMLAEARGIAIERLLEDAQSQGADAVVGVRFTTSAITQGASEIMAYGTAVKLKR; this is encoded by the coding sequence ATGAAATTTGTAACAACAGAAAATATTATTGGCGAAGAGATTGAAGCAGCACTTGGTGTTGTGACAGGCAATGTTGTGCAATCTAAGCATGTTGGCCGCGATATTATGGCAAACTTAAAAGGTATTGTCGGTGGTGAACTAAAGGGATACACCGAGATGCTGGCGGAAGCACGCGGCATAGCGATTGAACGCTTGCTTGAAGATGCGCAAAGCCAAGGTGCAGATGCCGTAGTTGGTGTCAGGTTTACAACCAGCGCCATAACCCAAGGTGCATCAGAAATTATGGCTTATGGTACAGCTGTAAAATTAAAAAGATAA